GCCGATGTGATCCTCGTCGACATCACGCCCGACGAGCTGCTTCAGCGGTTGCAGGAGGGCAAGGTCTATGTCCCCGAGACCGCGCGGCGCGCGACGCAGAATTTCTTCACCCCGCGCAATCTGACGGCGCTGCGCGAATTGGCGCTGCGCCGCACCGCGGAGCGCGTCGACGATCAGATGGTCGCCTATCTGAGACAAGGCGCCATTGAAGGTCCCTGGGCGACGGCCGAAAGGCTGCTCGTTTGCGTCGGCGACGAGGGGTCCGAAAGCGCGATCCGCGAAGCCGCCCGTTTGGCGAGCGCCCTCAATGCCTCCTGGATCGCGGCCTATGTCGAGCGCGCAGGTCACGAAACGCAATCCGCGGAGGCCGTTCGCAAGCTGGACGACGCGCTTCATCTCGCCGAACGCCTTGGCGCGGAGACCGCGCGGCTTTCCGGCGACGATCTCGCGGGAGAAATCCTCAAATTCGCCCGTCAGGAAAACATTACGCAGATTGTCGTCGGCCGATCCCGCGCGGGCTTTCTCGGAAAGTTTTTCAGACGCTCGCTGCCGGACGAGATCGCGCGACGCGCCGCCGACATCGCCGTCCTGCTCACCGGCGCCGGCGAGGTCGCGCCGATGCCGCGCGCGTGGAAGCCGCCCAAAACCGCCAATATCTGGTTCGGTCTCGCCGCCGCGACGGGCGCCGTCGCCGCGACGGCCGGCGTCGGCGTCTTGATCGAGAACTGGCTCAACATCCCCAACATGGCGGTGATTTTTCTGTTGCCGGTGATGGTCTGCGCCATTTGGCTCGGCCTTTCCTCGGCGATCGCCGCCGCCGTCCTCTCCTTCTTCGCCTGCGATTTCTTCTTCGTCGAGCCGCGCTATGGATTGACGGTGACGGAGCCGCAGGAGTTTCTGGAACTCGTCGTCTCGCTCGCCGTCGCGACCGTCACAGGGATGCTCGCCAGCCGCATGCGGGAGCAATCGCACGCCATGCGGCGCAGGGCCGAAACGGCGCAGTCTCTCTTCGATTTTTCGCGAAAGCTTTCCGCCGCGACCAGCGAGGACGATATTTTGTGGGCGACGACGTCGCAGGTCCAGAAGGCGATGGAATCGCCATGCGTCGTTATCCTGACGCCCGAAGAAGGGGGCTTTGCAATCGCCGCGTCATGGCCGCCGCTCGATCAGCTCGACGCGGGCGAAGACGGCGCGGCTCGATGGGCGCTGGAAAAGAGCGAAGCTTCTGGCTGGCGAACGGGCACCCTGCCAAATGTGCGCTTTCAGTTCCGCCCGCTCGCAACCCCGCGAGGCGTCGTCGCGGTCTGCGGGGTGGAGCCGAAGCGGCGCGCCGAGGCTTTTTCGGGACAGGAGGAGCGCATGTTGACAGCGCTTCTCGAACAGACCGCGATCGCGATCGACAGATCCCGTCTGGTCGGCGACTCCATCAAGGCGGCGGCGCTCGAGGAGAATGAGAGGCTGCGCACGACCTTGCTGGCCTCGCTCTCGCACGATCTTCGCACGCCGCTCGCCTCCATCACCGCCGCGATCACCAGCCTCAGGCAGCTCGGCGAGAGGCTGCCGCCGGATGATCGCCGCGATCTCATGGCCTCGATCGAGGAGGAGGCGGGACGCCTGGGGCGCTTCATCGCCAATCTGCTGGACATGTCCCGCATTGAAGCCGGAGGCCTCGCCCCGCGCCGCGATCTCGTCGACGTCGCGAGCGCGATCCGCGCCGCCGTCGAGCGCATTCGGAAGACTTATCCCGCGCAGAGAACGGCGGTCAGCGTTGCGCCCGAGCTTCCCCTGATCCGCGGCGACGCCAACCTTCTCGGCCAGGTCCTTTTCAACCTGCTGGACAACGCCCACAAATATGGCGGTCCGAACGGCGCGATCGTGCATGCGCGCCCGGAGGGCGCGGAGGTTGTCATCACCGTCACCGATGAGGGTCCCGGCGTGAAACCCTCCGATCTCGACCGGATTTTCGAAAAATTCTATCGCGGCGGACGTCCGGACGGGCGGAAAGCCGGCACCGGACTCGGCCTCTCCATCTGCCGCGGGCTCGTTCAGGCGATGGGCGGCGAGATCATCGCCCAAAGCCCCGCGATCCGCCGACGCGGAACGAGAATCGT
The nucleotide sequence above comes from Methylocystis parvus OBBP. Encoded proteins:
- a CDS encoding sensor histidine kinase; the protein is MSLEERRPDPDALLALTGKEGQGKLRVFLGAAPGVGKTYAMLARARAAKAEGLDIVIGLVETHGRKETEALAEGLEILPRRKIAYRGRSIEEFDIDAALERKPRLIVVDELAHTNAPDSRHPKRWQDVEELLDAGVDVWTALNIQHLESLADVVSRITGVAVRETVPDRVLQSAADVILVDITPDELLQRLQEGKVYVPETARRATQNFFTPRNLTALRELALRRTAERVDDQMVAYLRQGAIEGPWATAERLLVCVGDEGSESAIREAARLASALNASWIAAYVERAGHETQSAEAVRKLDDALHLAERLGAETARLSGDDLAGEILKFARQENITQIVVGRSRAGFLGKFFRRSLPDEIARRAADIAVLLTGAGEVAPMPRAWKPPKTANIWFGLAAATGAVAATAGVGVLIENWLNIPNMAVIFLLPVMVCAIWLGLSSAIAAAVLSFFACDFFFVEPRYGLTVTEPQEFLELVVSLAVATVTGMLASRMREQSHAMRRRAETAQSLFDFSRKLSAATSEDDILWATTSQVQKAMESPCVVILTPEEGGFAIAASWPPLDQLDAGEDGAARWALEKSEASGWRTGTLPNVRFQFRPLATPRGVVAVCGVEPKRRAEAFSGQEERMLTALLEQTAIAIDRSRLVGDSIKAAALEENERLRTTLLASLSHDLRTPLASITAAITSLRQLGERLPPDDRRDLMASIEEEAGRLGRFIANLLDMSRIEAGGLAPRRDLVDVASAIRAAVERIRKTYPAQRTAVSVAPELPLIRGDANLLGQVLFNLLDNAHKYGGPNGAIVHARPEGAEVVITVTDEGPGVKPSDLDRIFEKFYRGGRPDGRKAGTGLGLSICRGLVQAMGGEIIAQSPAIRRRGTRIVMRFPAVHGTSGGAKP